A stretch of the Pseudomonas helvetica genome encodes the following:
- the kdsA gene encoding 3-deoxy-8-phosphooctulonate synthase: protein MAQKIIRVGNIEIANDKPMVLFGGMNVLESRDMAMQVCEEYVKVTEKLGIPYVFKASFDKANRSSVTSYRGPGLEEGMRIFQDIKQAFGVPIITDVHEPEQAAVVAEVCEIIQLPAFLSRQTDLVVAMAKTGAVINIKKAQFLAPQEMKHILSKCEEAGNDQLILCERGSSFGYNNLVVDMLGFGIMKQFEYPVFFDVTHALQMPGGRSDSAGGRRAQVTDLAKAGMSQSLAGLFLEAHPDPDNAKCDGPCALRLDKLEPFLAQLKALDELVKSFPTVETA, encoded by the coding sequence ATGGCTCAGAAGATCATCCGCGTAGGCAACATCGAAATCGCCAACGACAAACCGATGGTGCTGTTCGGTGGCATGAACGTGCTGGAAAGCCGTGACATGGCGATGCAGGTCTGTGAAGAGTACGTAAAGGTCACCGAGAAACTCGGTATCCCTTACGTGTTCAAGGCCAGCTTCGACAAGGCCAATCGTTCGTCGGTAACCTCCTATCGGGGCCCCGGCCTCGAGGAAGGCATGCGGATTTTCCAGGACATCAAGCAAGCCTTTGGCGTGCCGATCATCACCGATGTCCATGAGCCTGAGCAGGCTGCAGTTGTCGCTGAAGTCTGCGAGATCATCCAGTTGCCGGCCTTCCTGTCGCGCCAGACCGATCTGGTCGTCGCGATGGCCAAGACCGGCGCTGTGATCAACATCAAGAAAGCCCAGTTCCTCGCCCCTCAGGAAATGAAACACATCCTGAGCAAATGCGAAGAGGCCGGTAACGATCAGTTGATCCTCTGCGAGCGTGGTTCGAGCTTCGGCTATAACAACCTGGTCGTGGACATGCTCGGCTTCGGCATCATGAAACAGTTCGAATACCCGGTGTTCTTCGACGTGACCCACGCGCTGCAAATGCCGGGTGGTCGCTCGGATTCTGCCGGCGGACGCCGTGCGCAGGTCACCGACCTGGCCAAGGCGGGCATGAGCCAGTCGCTGGCCGGCCTGTTCCTGGAAGCGCATCCGGATCCGGACAACGCCAAATGTGACGGCCCTTGCGCCTTGCGTCTGGACAAACTGGAGCCATTCCTGGCTCAGCTCAAGGCTCTGGACGAGTTGGTGAAGAGTTTTCCGACGGTAGAAACCGCGTAA
- a CDS encoding CTP synthase yields the protein MTRYIFVTGGVVSSLGKGIASASLAAILEARGLKVTMLKLDPYINVDPGTMSPFQHGEVFVTHDGAETDLDLGHYERFIRTTMTQNNNFTTGRVYEHVLRKERRGDYLGATIQVIPHITDEIKRRIIKGAGDADVAMVEIGGTVGDIESQPFLEAIRQLRFEVGAKRAMLMHLTLVPYIATAGETKTKPTQHSVKELRSIGLQPDVLVCRSDHPIDISSRRKIAQFTNVEERAVIALEDADTIYKIPGILHSQGLDDFVVERFGLQCGGADLSEWEAVVDAKLNPEHEVTIAMVGKYMELLDAYKSLIEAMSHAGISNRTKVNLRYIDSEDIENQGTALLEGADAILVPGGFGLRGVEGKITAVQYARENKVPYLGICLGMQVAVIEFARNVLGWKDANSTEFDRTSGHPVVGLITEWEDATGAVETRSESSDLGGTMRLGAQECLLEAGSLVHDCYAKDVIVERHRHRYEVNNKLLPQLIEAGLKISGRSGDGALVEVVEAPNHPWFVACQFHPEFTSTPRDGHPLFSGFVKAALAQHQKKA from the coding sequence ATGACGCGCTACATATTCGTCACGGGCGGTGTTGTTTCTTCATTGGGGAAAGGCATTGCATCGGCTTCATTGGCGGCCATCCTGGAGGCGCGGGGACTTAAGGTCACCATGCTCAAGCTGGACCCGTACATCAACGTTGACCCGGGCACCATGAGCCCGTTCCAGCACGGTGAAGTGTTCGTCACTCACGACGGCGCCGAGACCGACCTGGACCTGGGCCACTACGAGCGGTTCATCCGCACGACCATGACCCAGAACAACAACTTCACCACCGGCCGTGTCTACGAGCACGTCCTGCGCAAAGAGCGCCGTGGTGATTACCTGGGCGCAACCATCCAGGTGATTCCGCACATCACCGACGAAATCAAGCGCCGCATCATCAAGGGTGCAGGCGATGCCGACGTGGCGATGGTCGAGATCGGTGGCACCGTGGGTGACATCGAATCCCAGCCGTTCCTCGAAGCCATCCGTCAATTGCGTTTCGAAGTCGGCGCCAAGCGCGCGATGCTGATGCACCTGACACTGGTGCCGTACATCGCCACTGCCGGCGAAACCAAAACCAAGCCAACTCAGCACTCGGTCAAGGAACTGCGTTCCATCGGCCTGCAGCCAGACGTGCTGGTGTGCCGTTCCGACCACCCGATCGATATCTCTTCGCGTCGCAAGATCGCGCAGTTCACCAACGTTGAAGAACGTGCGGTCATCGCGCTGGAAGACGCCGACACCATCTACAAGATCCCGGGCATCCTGCATTCCCAGGGCCTGGATGATTTCGTCGTCGAGCGTTTCGGCCTGCAATGTGGCGGCGCCGATCTGTCCGAGTGGGAAGCCGTGGTCGATGCCAAGCTCAACCCTGAGCACGAAGTCACCATCGCCATGGTCGGCAAGTACATGGAACTGCTGGACGCCTACAAGTCGCTGATCGAAGCGATGAGTCATGCCGGCATCAGCAACCGTACCAAGGTCAACCTGCGTTACATCGACTCCGAAGACATCGAGAACCAGGGCACCGCGCTGCTGGAAGGCGCTGATGCGATTCTGGTGCCAGGCGGCTTCGGTTTGCGTGGCGTGGAAGGCAAGATCACCGCCGTTCAATACGCTCGCGAAAACAAGGTTCCATATCTGGGTATCTGCCTGGGCATGCAAGTCGCCGTGATCGAGTTCGCCCGTAACGTGCTGGGCTGGAAAGACGCCAACTCCACCGAATTCGATCGCACCAGCGGTCACCCGGTCGTGGGTCTGATCACCGAGTGGGAAGATGCCACCGGTGCCGTTGAAACCCGTTCCGAATCGTCCGATCTGGGCGGCACCATGCGTCTGGGTGCTCAGGAATGCCTGCTGGAAGCCGGCTCCCTGGTTCACGATTGCTACGCCAAGGACGTGATCGTCGAGCGTCATCGTCATCGCTATGAAGTGAACAACAAGCTGCTGCCGCAACTGATCGAAGCCGGTCTGAAAATCTCCGGTCGTTCCGGTGACGGTGCGCTGGTTGAAGTGGTTGAAGCGCCGAACCACCCATGGTTCGTTGCTTGCCAGTTCCACCCGGAGTTCACCTCGACTCCGCGCGACGGCCACCCGTTGTTCAGCGGTTTCGTCAAAGCAGCTTTGGCTCAACACCAGAAGAAGGCTTGA